A window from Microbacterium ginsengiterrae encodes these proteins:
- a CDS encoding DEAD/DEAH box helicase — MPKNGKPKGGRPSRNFEPRYAKKTSFHDRHAGGRPAAGRTDAGRPARDDRADAGERSFANDRGRSAGADRYDRRPGSRSPGHRGHRAEAESGAPKRRWTEQERAGRDEARGIRSRAESGRREAPHHRDDRGSYGDRPRTEGRFNRDDRPRRDDAGRYNRDDRSRRDDRGSYGDRPRTEGRFNRDDRPRRDDAGRFNRDDRPRRDDRGSYGDRPRTEGRFNRDDRPRRDDRGSYGDRPRTEGRFNRDDRPRRDDRSSYGDRPRRDDDRRDSGRGERPRFQGDRPRFAGDRAAGRPQRADDRGGDRARRDDRGGRSERPSYGDRPRRDDRAQRPSRDDWNKTAPARFEPTEDVVHEKLAAQVVAAPEVEGTTFGDLGLGSNIVETLKNLGADAPFPIQAATIPSILEGRDVLGRGRTGSGKTIAFGAPLVESVLKSQAGKRREFGRAPRAIILAPTRELALQIDRTVQPIARSVGLFTTQVYGGVPQARQVGALKKGVDIVIGTPGRVEDLINQGKLDLSECRIAVLDEADHMCELGFVEPVQRILRHTAEGSQKLLFSATLDREVAALVEEFLVEPAVYEVAGEDQESSTIDHRVLVIDHRDKAEILTSMVDREGKTLVFARTRAYAETLAEQFDDAGIPAVSLHGDLNQAKRTRNLQRLTSGRVQVLVATDVAARGIHVDDIDLVIQADAPDEYKTYMHRSGRTGRAGRSGRVVTLITRQRQRRMTELLGRAEIDAPFDQARIGDDIIEEIAGRMPTDADLTA, encoded by the coding sequence ATGCCCAAGAACGGCAAGCCCAAGGGCGGACGCCCGTCCCGCAATTTCGAGCCGCGCTACGCGAAGAAGACGTCGTTCCACGACCGTCACGCCGGCGGCAGGCCGGCAGCCGGTCGCACGGACGCCGGTCGTCCGGCACGCGACGACCGAGCGGATGCCGGTGAGCGCAGCTTCGCGAACGATCGTGGCCGTTCGGCCGGTGCCGATCGCTACGACCGTCGCCCCGGCAGCCGGAGCCCCGGCCACCGCGGCCACCGTGCAGAGGCGGAGTCCGGCGCTCCGAAGCGCCGCTGGACCGAGCAGGAGCGCGCCGGTCGCGATGAGGCCCGCGGAATCCGCAGCCGTGCCGAATCCGGTCGCCGCGAGGCGCCGCACCACCGCGACGACCGTGGATCGTACGGTGATCGTCCTCGCACCGAGGGTCGCTTCAATCGTGATGACCGTCCGCGTCGTGATGATGCGGGTCGCTACAACCGCGATGACCGTTCGCGGCGTGACGACCGTGGATCGTACGGGGATCGTCCTCGCACTGAGGGTCGGTTCAACCGTGATGACCGTCCTCGTCGTGATGATGCGGGTCGCTTCAACCGCGATGACCGTCCTCGTCGTGACGACCGTGGGTCGTACGGTGACCGTCCTCGCACTGAGGGTCGCTTCAACCGCGATGACCGTCCTCGTCGTGATGACCGTGGGTCGTACGGCGACCGTCCTCGCACTGAGGGTCGCTTCAACCGCGATGACCGTCCGCGTCGTGACGACCGCAGTTCCTATGGGGACCGCCCGCGTCGCGACGACGACCGCCGCGACAGCGGACGCGGTGAGCGCCCTCGCTTCCAGGGGGACCGTCCGCGCTTCGCTGGCGACCGCGCCGCAGGGCGTCCGCAGCGCGCAGACGACCGCGGCGGCGACCGCGCCCGTCGCGACGACAGGGGCGGCCGCAGCGAGCGTCCGTCGTACGGCGACCGTCCGCGGCGCGATGACCGGGCACAGCGTCCGAGCCGCGACGACTGGAACAAGACGGCTCCGGCCCGCTTCGAACCCACCGAGGACGTCGTCCACGAGAAGCTCGCCGCTCAGGTCGTCGCCGCTCCCGAGGTCGAGGGCACGACGTTCGGCGACCTCGGTCTCGGATCGAACATCGTCGAGACCCTGAAGAACCTCGGCGCCGATGCGCCGTTCCCGATCCAGGCCGCGACGATCCCCTCGATCCTCGAAGGTCGCGACGTGCTCGGCCGCGGACGCACCGGCTCGGGCAAGACGATCGCGTTCGGCGCTCCCCTCGTGGAGAGCGTGCTGAAGTCGCAGGCCGGCAAGCGCCGCGAGTTCGGTCGCGCACCGCGCGCGATCATCCTCGCTCCGACGCGTGAACTGGCCCTGCAGATCGACCGTACGGTGCAGCCCATCGCGCGCAGCGTCGGTCTGTTCACCACCCAGGTGTACGGCGGCGTCCCGCAGGCGCGCCAGGTCGGTGCGCTGAAGAAGGGCGTCGACATCGTGATCGGCACCCCCGGGCGCGTCGAGGACCTCATCAACCAGGGCAAGCTCGACCTCTCGGAGTGCCGCATCGCGGTGCTCGACGAGGCCGATCACATGTGCGAGCTCGGATTCGTCGAGCCGGTCCAGCGCATCCTGCGCCACACGGCAGAGGGCAGCCAGAAGTTGCTGTTCTCCGCGACGCTCGACCGTGAGGTCGCCGCGCTCGTGGAGGAGTTCCTCGTCGAGCCGGCGGTGTACGAGGTCGCAGGCGAAGACCAGGAGTCGAGCACGATCGACCACCGGGTGCTCGTGATCGACCACCGCGACAAGGCGGAGATCCTCACGTCCATGGTCGACCGCGAGGGCAAGACGCTCGTGTTCGCGCGGACCCGCGCGTATGCGGAGACGCTCGCCGAGCAGTTCGACGACGCCGGCATCCCCGCGGTGTCCCTGCACGGTGACCTCAACCAGGCCAAGCGCACGCGCAACCTGCAGCGCCTTACCTCCGGTCGTGTCCAGGTGCTCGTCGCGACGGACGTCGCCGCCCGCGGCATCCACGTCGATGACATCGACCTGGTGATCCAGGCCGACGCGCCGGACGAGTACAAGACGTACATGCACCGGTCGGGGCGTACGGGTCGCGCCGGCCGCTCCGGCCGCGTCGTCACCCTGATCACGCGTCAGCGTCAGCGCCGGATGACCGAGCTGCTCGGCCGCGCCGAGATCGATGCGCCGTTCGACCAGGCGCGCATCGGCGACGACATCATCGAGGAGATCGCCGGTCGCATGCCGACCGACGCCGACCTCACCGCGTGA
- a CDS encoding efflux RND transporter permease subunit, protein MSNLAVLSLRNRALIALVTIVAAVFGGLALTNLKQELIPSLELPALVVMTTYPGASPEVVENDVSTPIETAIQGVPGLESTSATSTTNASIIQATFTYGENLATAEQKMQQAINRISSQLPSDVEPQVLSVSIDDFPVIQVAVTGFDDAETALSDLENVAIPDLEDVDGVNAAQIVGGLGQQITIVPDTAKLAAAQLSTQAIRDALDQNGTLFPGGDITEDGRTLTVQTGAKITSVDEIAALPLVGTDLSISDVASVALESEPVSSISRVNGEEALSIAITKLPAANTVEVSQGVLAAIDELRETFPNAEFTVVFDQAPFIEQSIETLATEGLLGLVFAVIVILVFLLSIRSTLVTAISIPTSVLVTFIGLQAFGYSLNVLTLGALTIAIGRVVDDSIVVIENIKRHYVGDADKGDAIRLAVREVAAAITASTVTTVAVFLPLVFVGDVVGELFRPFAMTVTIAMVASLLVALTIVPVLAYWFLRPGKELTDDNGAVIDPEHPDAPPTRLQSAYRPILSWTLKHSGLTVIIAVVVLGATLAVAPLMKINFLSDSGQNTMTVTQDLGPTASLEAKDTAAAKVEDALADVEGIENVQVSIGSSGSALMDAFSGGAGVTYSIMTSSDVDQEQLRADVLDAVDGLEGVGDISVSASAGFGSTDIEVDITAPNGDALAEATDAVIAELEGRDGIGQVTSNLAASLPYIAVVVDRDAAAERGLSEVAVGSLVSNTMRPQQIGTVELDDTSLTVLLEAPEPPTTVEELRDLVIPSPAGVVRLEDIASVEEAESPTSITTQQGRRTATITVPPASDNLATATASVTAALEAVDLPDGASAEVGGVASQQSESFAQLGLAMLAAILIVYVVMVATFKSLRQPLLLLISVPFSATGAILLQIITGVPLGVASLIGVLMLIGIVVTNAIVLVDLVNQYRSKGLSTADAVMAGGEKRLRPILMTALATIFALTPMALGITGHGGFISQPLAIVVIGGLVSSTVLTLIVLPTLYNLVEGARERRQARKAGPDAGPAGDGSDGENPDGGTSGADAATSAEHPLTRRELRGQNG, encoded by the coding sequence TTGTCGAACCTCGCCGTCCTCAGCCTCCGCAACCGCGCGCTGATCGCGCTCGTCACGATCGTCGCCGCCGTGTTCGGCGGGCTCGCGCTGACGAACCTCAAGCAGGAGCTCATCCCCTCGCTCGAGCTGCCTGCGCTGGTGGTGATGACGACGTATCCCGGTGCCTCGCCCGAGGTCGTGGAGAACGACGTATCTACGCCGATCGAGACCGCGATCCAGGGGGTCCCCGGTCTGGAGTCGACGAGCGCGACGAGCACCACCAACGCGTCGATCATCCAGGCGACGTTCACCTACGGCGAGAACCTCGCCACGGCCGAGCAGAAGATGCAGCAGGCGATCAACCGCATCTCCTCGCAGCTGCCATCGGATGTCGAGCCGCAGGTCCTGTCGGTGTCCATCGACGACTTCCCCGTCATCCAGGTCGCCGTCACCGGTTTCGATGACGCCGAGACGGCGCTGTCCGATCTCGAGAACGTCGCGATCCCCGACCTCGAGGATGTCGACGGAGTCAACGCCGCACAGATCGTCGGCGGGCTCGGCCAGCAGATCACCATCGTGCCTGACACGGCGAAGCTCGCCGCGGCGCAGCTGAGCACCCAGGCGATCCGCGATGCCCTCGATCAGAACGGCACGCTCTTCCCCGGCGGCGACATCACCGAGGACGGGCGCACCCTCACCGTGCAGACCGGTGCCAAGATCACCTCGGTCGACGAGATCGCCGCGCTGCCGCTCGTGGGCACCGACCTCTCGATCTCCGACGTCGCGTCGGTCGCGCTGGAGTCCGAGCCGGTGTCGTCGATCTCACGCGTCAACGGCGAGGAGGCCCTGTCGATCGCGATCACCAAGCTCCCCGCCGCGAACACCGTCGAGGTCTCCCAGGGGGTCCTCGCGGCGATCGACGAGCTCCGTGAGACGTTCCCGAACGCGGAGTTCACCGTCGTGTTCGACCAGGCGCCGTTCATCGAGCAGTCCATCGAGACCCTGGCGACCGAGGGTCTGCTCGGTCTCGTCTTCGCGGTCATCGTCATCCTCGTCTTCCTGCTGTCGATCCGGTCGACGCTGGTCACGGCGATCTCGATCCCCACGAGCGTGCTGGTGACCTTCATCGGGCTGCAGGCGTTCGGCTACTCGCTGAACGTCCTCACGCTCGGCGCGCTCACGATCGCCATCGGACGCGTCGTGGACGACTCCATCGTCGTGATCGAGAACATCAAGCGCCACTACGTCGGCGATGCCGACAAGGGCGACGCCATCCGTCTCGCCGTGCGCGAGGTCGCCGCGGCGATCACGGCATCGACCGTCACCACGGTCGCCGTCTTCCTTCCGCTCGTGTTCGTCGGCGACGTCGTCGGCGAGCTGTTCCGTCCGTTCGCCATGACGGTCACCATCGCGATGGTCGCCTCGCTGCTGGTCGCCCTGACCATCGTCCCGGTCCTCGCCTACTGGTTCCTCCGCCCCGGCAAGGAGCTCACGGACGACAACGGCGCGGTCATCGACCCGGAGCACCCGGATGCCCCGCCCACCCGCCTTCAGAGCGCCTACCGTCCGATCCTCAGCTGGACGCTCAAGCACTCCGGCCTCACGGTGATCATCGCCGTCGTCGTCCTCGGAGCGACACTCGCGGTGGCCCCGCTGATGAAGATCAACTTCCTCAGCGACAGCGGTCAGAACACCATGACGGTCACGCAGGATCTCGGTCCGACCGCCAGCCTCGAGGCCAAGGACACCGCGGCGGCGAAGGTCGAGGACGCGCTGGCCGATGTCGAGGGCATCGAGAACGTGCAGGTGTCGATCGGCTCCAGCGGTTCCGCGCTCATGGACGCGTTCTCCGGCGGCGCAGGGGTCACCTACTCGATCATGACGTCGAGCGACGTCGATCAGGAGCAGCTGCGCGCTGACGTGCTGGATGCCGTCGACGGGCTCGAGGGCGTCGGCGACATCAGTGTCAGCGCCTCGGCCGGCTTCGGCTCGACCGACATCGAGGTGGACATCACGGCCCCGAACGGCGACGCACTCGCCGAGGCGACCGACGCCGTCATCGCCGAGCTGGAGGGGCGCGATGGCATCGGCCAGGTCACGAGCAACCTCGCCGCATCCCTGCCGTACATCGCCGTCGTCGTCGATCGCGACGCCGCCGCCGAGCGCGGCCTGTCCGAGGTCGCGGTCGGTTCGCTCGTCTCGAACACCATGCGCCCGCAGCAGATCGGCACCGTCGAACTCGACGACACCTCTCTGACGGTGCTGCTGGAGGCACCCGAGCCGCCGACCACGGTCGAGGAACTGCGCGACCTCGTCATCCCGTCGCCGGCCGGTGTCGTCCGCCTGGAGGACATCGCATCGGTCGAGGAGGCGGAGAGCCCCACCTCGATCACGACGCAGCAGGGTCGCCGGACGGCCACCATCACGGTGCCCCCGGCGTCGGACAACCTCGCCACCGCCACGGCATCCGTGACCGCGGCTCTCGAGGCCGTCGACCTTCCCGACGGCGCGTCGGCAGAGGTGGGCGGTGTCGCCTCGCAGCAGTCGGAGTCGTTCGCTCAGCTGGGCCTCGCGATGCTCGCGGCGATCCTCATCGTCTACGTCGTGATGGTCGCGACCTTCAAGTCGCTGCGCCAGCCGCTGCTGCTCCTCATCTCGGTGCCGTTCTCGGCGACCGGTGCGATCCTGCTGCAGATCATCACCGGTGTGCCGCTCGGTGTGGCATCCCTCATCGGTGTGCTCATGCTCATCGGCATCGTCGTCACGAACGCCATCGTGCTCGTCGACCTGGTGAACCAGTACCGGTCGAAGGGGCTGTCGACGGCGGATGCCGTCATGGCCGGAGGTGAGAAGCGTCTGCGCCCGATCCTCATGACCGCGCTCGCGACCATCTTCGCCCTCACCCCGATGGCCCTGGGGATCACCGGACACGGCGGCTTCATCTCGCAGCCGCTGGCCATCGTCGTGATCGGCGGACTGGTCTCGTCGACCGTGTTGACCCTCATCGTGCTGCCGACGCTCTACAACCTCGTCGAGGGTGCGCGCGAGCGGCGCCAGGCGCGCAAGGCGGGGCCGGACGCCGGCCCGGCCGGCGACGGGTCCGACGGTGAGAACCCGGACGGCGGCACATCAGGGGCGGATGCCGCGACCTCGGCGGAGCACCCGCTCACCCGACGTGAGCTCCGCGGGCAGAACGGCTGA
- a CDS encoding FAD-dependent oxidoreductase: MTPLWKLNPSLPKGTPFTPGARHDVVVVGAGLTGLTTAVMLARAGKDVAVVDAGGIAELSSGGNTGKLSLLQGQQLAEIRKHHSASLVRAYVDANRAGMQWLTGFADDAGVPYRRRTDHSYATGPEGLEAVMAVYETAKEAGLATRMLDAGDLSTVGFPATRAVALDDQVTIDPVLVAQALAQEFLAAGGTLHTGIRVTGAHALTNPRVTTPRGPLFAEHIVLATGTPILDRGLYFSKVRGMRSYCVSFRIPGAPPEGTFLAVDGPTRSIRPVAPEDGPAEVAQLVVGGNGHPVGRSDGETAAVDDLIEWTQQHFPGAEETHRWSAQDYESHNLIPFVGAMPRSLGRIRFATGYAKWGLSNAPAAALRLTAEITGTPMSDRPRWMKQIATRVTVPADIAQGATEGGKVAAAATRGWLAAEKNPVPVDRPAEGQGVVAHRSGQPVGVSTVDGVTRAVSAVCPHLGGVLDWNDAECTWDCPLHASRFAPDGTRIEGPALRDLTPLPRTKGD; this comes from the coding sequence ATGACACCGCTGTGGAAGTTGAACCCGTCCCTGCCGAAGGGCACTCCCTTCACACCGGGCGCGCGGCACGACGTCGTCGTGGTCGGCGCCGGCCTCACCGGCCTGACGACAGCGGTCATGCTCGCCAGGGCGGGCAAGGATGTCGCCGTCGTCGACGCCGGCGGGATCGCAGAGCTGTCCTCCGGCGGGAACACCGGAAAGCTTTCCCTGCTGCAGGGACAGCAGCTGGCGGAGATCCGTAAACACCACTCCGCATCGCTCGTGCGCGCGTACGTCGACGCCAACCGCGCCGGGATGCAATGGCTCACGGGGTTCGCCGATGACGCCGGCGTCCCCTATCGTCGGCGCACCGACCATTCATATGCGACCGGCCCTGAGGGCCTGGAGGCGGTCATGGCGGTGTACGAGACCGCCAAGGAGGCGGGGCTCGCGACCCGCATGCTCGATGCCGGCGATCTGTCGACGGTCGGTTTTCCCGCGACGCGCGCCGTCGCGCTCGACGATCAGGTGACGATCGACCCTGTCCTCGTCGCGCAGGCCCTCGCACAGGAGTTCCTCGCCGCCGGCGGCACGCTGCACACCGGCATCCGCGTCACCGGCGCGCATGCGCTGACGAACCCGCGCGTGACGACCCCGCGGGGCCCGCTGTTCGCCGAACACATCGTGCTCGCGACCGGGACGCCGATCCTCGACCGCGGCCTGTACTTCAGCAAGGTGCGCGGCATGCGGTCCTACTGCGTCTCCTTCCGGATCCCCGGCGCACCGCCGGAGGGGACCTTCCTCGCCGTCGACGGCCCGACGCGGTCCATCCGACCCGTCGCCCCGGAGGACGGACCGGCCGAGGTCGCACAGCTCGTCGTCGGCGGCAACGGGCACCCGGTCGGTCGCTCCGACGGGGAGACGGCCGCAGTGGACGACCTCATCGAGTGGACGCAGCAGCACTTCCCCGGCGCGGAGGAGACCCACCGCTGGTCGGCGCAGGACTACGAGTCGCACAACCTCATCCCGTTCGTCGGCGCGATGCCGCGGAGCCTCGGCCGGATCCGATTCGCCACCGGGTATGCGAAGTGGGGCCTGTCGAACGCGCCGGCGGCCGCCCTCCGGCTCACCGCGGAGATCACCGGGACGCCGATGTCCGACCGGCCCAGGTGGATGAAGCAGATCGCCACGCGGGTCACCGTGCCCGCGGACATCGCCCAGGGCGCAACAGAGGGCGGCAAGGTCGCTGCGGCCGCCACGCGCGGGTGGCTGGCGGCCGAGAAGAACCCCGTGCCCGTCGACCGGCCGGCGGAGGGACAGGGGGTCGTCGCCCACCGATCGGGACAACCGGTCGGCGTCTCGACAGTGGACGGCGTCACTCGGGCCGTCAGCGCGGTGTGCCCGCACCTCGGCGGCGTCCTGGACTGGAACGACGCCGAGTGCACGTGGGACTGCCCGCTGCACGCATCGCGCTTCGCGCCGGACGGCACACGGATCGAGGGTCCTGCGCTGCGGGACCTCACCCCGCTGCCGCGGACGAAGGGCGACTGA
- a CDS encoding YaeQ family protein: MAIGSTIHTFAVQLADMDRGVYDDLTLRVARHPSETDAYMVTRLLAYCLEYAEGIAFGEGISSTEEPAVIVRDMTGSILAWVEVGAPDAERLHHGSRLAERVVVYTHRDPAKVVAPWAGKRIHNVEAIEVRSFDPGFIDQAVALLERRSTVTLTVTEAQLYLDLNGTTLSSAVHTRPAV, translated from the coding sequence ATGGCAATCGGTTCGACCATCCACACGTTCGCAGTGCAGCTGGCCGACATGGATCGCGGCGTCTACGACGACCTCACGCTCCGCGTCGCACGGCATCCATCGGAGACCGATGCCTACATGGTGACGAGGCTGCTGGCGTACTGCCTCGAGTACGCAGAGGGCATCGCCTTCGGTGAGGGCATCTCGTCGACAGAGGAGCCCGCCGTCATCGTCCGTGACATGACCGGATCGATCCTCGCATGGGTCGAGGTCGGGGCGCCGGACGCCGAGCGCCTGCACCACGGCAGCCGTCTGGCCGAGCGCGTCGTGGTCTACACGCACCGCGATCCGGCGAAGGTCGTCGCGCCATGGGCGGGCAAGCGCATCCACAACGTCGAAGCGATCGAGGTGCGCAGCTTCGATCCGGGCTTCATCGATCAGGCCGTCGCACTGCTGGAAAGACGCAGCACCGTGACGCTGACGGTCACCGAGGCGCAGCTGTACCTCGACCTGAACGGCACGACGCTGAGCTCCGCCGTGCACACGCGACCCGCAGTCTGA
- a CDS encoding aldose 1-epimerase family protein, whose translation MSSLTPTGTQVHLSRGSVTAQIAQIGASLRGLTVGGVDLVPRYPEDGPTPSASGIVLVPWPNRVRDGLWRDGDTARQLAITEPKLGNASHGLLRFSAYEIEQTDAAATLRATVHPQTGYPYEIATSVTYALTDSGIRVTHTLTNRSDAPAPVAVGTHPFVTIGDVDPRNLVLQVQAGAQFETDERMLPAKAVPAPEELRTGVRLGGITLDTGFAQLVRGDDGLVRHTLTAPDGRRLTLWQGEGFDFVQVYTTTDYPDQKLAVAIEPMTAPADAFNSRIGLRRLSPGETWTLSWGIELS comes from the coding sequence GTGAGCTCACTGACCCCCACCGGAACCCAGGTCCATCTGAGCCGCGGCTCCGTCACCGCGCAGATCGCCCAGATCGGCGCGTCGCTGCGCGGCCTGACCGTCGGCGGTGTCGACCTCGTCCCGCGCTACCCGGAAGACGGCCCGACGCCGTCCGCCTCCGGCATCGTGCTCGTGCCGTGGCCGAATCGCGTCCGCGACGGCCTCTGGCGAGACGGCGACACGGCCAGGCAGCTCGCGATCACCGAGCCGAAGCTCGGCAACGCCAGTCACGGCCTGCTCCGATTCTCCGCGTACGAGATCGAGCAGACGGATGCTGCGGCCACCCTCCGCGCGACCGTCCACCCCCAGACCGGCTACCCGTACGAGATCGCGACGTCGGTGACGTACGCGCTCACCGACTCCGGCATCCGCGTCACGCACACCCTGACCAACCGGTCCGATGCCCCGGCCCCCGTCGCGGTCGGCACCCACCCGTTCGTGACGATCGGAGACGTCGACCCGCGCAATCTCGTGCTTCAGGTCCAGGCGGGCGCGCAGTTCGAGACGGACGAGCGGATGCTGCCGGCGAAGGCCGTCCCCGCACCGGAGGAGCTGCGCACCGGCGTGCGCCTCGGCGGCATCACGCTCGACACAGGGTTCGCGCAATTGGTGAGGGGTGACGACGGCCTGGTCCGCCACACCCTCACCGCCCCTGATGGGCGCAGGCTCACACTCTGGCAGGGCGAGGGGTTCGACTTCGTGCAGGTCTACACGACGACGGACTACCCCGATCAGAAGCTCGCGGTCGCGATCGAGCCGATGACGGCACCGGCCGATGCGTTCAACAGTCGCATCGGCCTGCGTCGCCTCTCCCCCGGAGAGACCTGGACGCTCTCCTGGGGGATCGAACTGAGCTGA
- a CDS encoding CrcB family protein: MTIRRLLLVMLGGAIGTAARLGIGEVVPDASGLPLSILVANVVGALLIGVLAARLPRSSDLRVFLGTGVLGGFTTYSAFAVGSLTLWAQAPALAAAYVLLTLLLGFGAVAAGMRLGRRREERRA, encoded by the coding sequence GTGACCATCCGCCGACTGCTCCTCGTCATGCTCGGCGGGGCGATCGGCACCGCCGCGAGGCTCGGCATCGGGGAAGTGGTGCCCGACGCGTCGGGCCTGCCGCTGTCGATCCTCGTCGCGAACGTCGTCGGCGCCCTGCTCATCGGTGTGCTGGCGGCTCGACTGCCGCGCTCATCGGATCTGCGGGTCTTCCTCGGTACGGGCGTGCTCGGTGGGTTCACGACGTACAGTGCCTTCGCGGTCGGCAGCCTCACGCTGTGGGCGCAAGCGCCGGCCCTGGCGGCGGCGTACGTGCTGCTGACGCTGCTGCTCGGCTTCGGCGCCGTCGCCGCGGGAATGCGTCTCGGCCGGCGACGAGAGGAGAGGCGCGCGTGA
- a CDS encoding fluoride efflux transporter FluC, producing the protein MITPLVFVLAAVAGGIGAGLRYLIDAGVAALVGARFPWGIVVVNVTGSFALGLATASIPDAAFVVGAGLLGGYTTFSTAMLDALDLWGRGERPASLAHLAGTFVASAIAALAGIWVGTAI; encoded by the coding sequence GTGATCACCCCGCTGGTGTTCGTCCTCGCCGCAGTCGCCGGCGGGATCGGCGCCGGCCTCCGGTATCTCATCGATGCCGGCGTCGCCGCGCTGGTCGGCGCACGCTTCCCCTGGGGCATCGTCGTCGTCAACGTCACCGGCTCCTTCGCGCTCGGTCTGGCCACGGCATCGATTCCGGACGCGGCATTCGTCGTCGGGGCAGGGCTCCTCGGCGGCTACACCACCTTCAGCACGGCCATGCTCGATGCCCTCGATCTGTGGGGGCGCGGTGAGCGACCCGCCTCGCTCGCCCACCTCGCAGGGACCTTCGTGGCGTCGGCGATCGCCGCGCTCGCCGGGATCTGGGTCGGCACGGCGATCTGA
- a CDS encoding Rv2578c family radical SAM protein has protein sequence MRWQGQMIEDTDAAALPGLENRSGMVRSVTTPEFAGMTFHEVLAKSALNRVPGGSRMPFAWTINPYRGCSHACTYCFARGTHEYLDLDGGGDFDSQIVVKTNVAEVLRRELRRGSWEHETVALGTNTDPYQRAEGRYRLMPDIIQALAESGTPMSILTKGTLIRRDIRQLKEAAAAVPVDVSMSIAMYDDELQHSIEPGTPSTQARLDTVRALSEAGFRVGIFLMPILPHLTDSVEAIDHALRRIKDAGADHVIYGALHLRAGVKPWFLQWLEREHPELASSYRGLYPGAAAEAPTPYRKWLAARMRPLIRMHGLDVRTEDEQPSRRLTRPAMRPASVASASAPMLF, from the coding sequence ATGCGGTGGCAGGGACAGATGATCGAAGACACGGATGCCGCGGCGCTGCCCGGCCTCGAGAATCGCAGCGGGATGGTGCGATCGGTCACGACGCCGGAGTTCGCGGGCATGACCTTCCACGAGGTGCTCGCGAAGTCGGCTCTCAATCGGGTGCCGGGCGGTTCACGCATGCCGTTCGCGTGGACGATCAACCCCTACCGCGGGTGCAGCCACGCCTGCACCTACTGCTTCGCACGCGGAACGCACGAGTACCTCGACCTCGACGGCGGTGGTGACTTCGACTCACAGATCGTCGTGAAGACGAACGTCGCCGAGGTGCTGCGGCGAGAGCTCCGGCGCGGCAGTTGGGAGCACGAGACGGTGGCGCTCGGCACGAACACCGACCCGTACCAGCGCGCCGAGGGTCGGTATCGGTTGATGCCCGACATCATCCAGGCGCTCGCCGAATCGGGCACACCGATGTCGATCCTCACGAAGGGGACCCTGATCCGCCGCGACATCCGGCAGCTGAAGGAGGCCGCAGCCGCCGTCCCCGTCGACGTCTCGATGTCGATCGCGATGTACGACGACGAGCTGCAGCACTCGATCGAACCGGGGACGCCGTCCACTCAGGCGCGGCTCGACACGGTGAGGGCGTTGAGCGAGGCGGGTTTCCGCGTCGGGATCTTCCTCATGCCGATCCTCCCTCACCTCACCGACTCCGTCGAGGCGATCGATCACGCACTCCGCCGCATCAAGGACGCGGGCGCCGACCACGTCATCTACGGCGCACTCCACCTGCGGGCGGGGGTGAAGCCCTGGTTCCTGCAGTGGCTGGAGCGCGAGCACCCCGAGCTCGCCTCCTCCTACCGCGGGCTGTACCCCGGGGCAGCGGCCGAGGCGCCCACGCCGTACCGGAAGTGGCTCGCAGCAAGGATGCGCCCTCTCATCCGCATGCACGGACTGGACGTGCGCACGGAGGACGAGCAGCCCTCCCGGCGCCTCACCCGCCCGGCGATGCGCCCGGCATCGGTGGCGAGCGCATCGGCACCGATGCTCTTCTGA